ACAGGTAACGCCGCCCCAAGAGCGAGAAGGGACCTGCGGCTGAAGCTGACCATGGTGACTACTCCTTGTCGAAGTGCGAGGGATTCGCACAGGTCGGATATAACGGTATGACGAGAAAGCAGTTGCCTGATTTAGCGGCGGGACGTATCCCTGCACTCAGTACTTTATTGTCAACGCGAGCCCATGCAACACTTGCGCTGCCGCTGGCCTGGAACTAGACGTTCTGCCGGGTATGGACTGATGACTAAATGGAAGTGGTGAGCACTTGATACACAGACGAGAAAAAACCGAGCACTTGAAGAGCAATATCAAGTACTTGATCAAAAGTCGTGGCGAAACCCAGCTTTCGTTAAGCAATGCCGCCGGCGTGACCAGGACGACCATCTACAACATCCTGGAAGGCAAGGTCGTCAAAGTGCAACAGTCGACCATTCGCAAGATCTCTGATTTCTTCGGCGTTTCGTACGAAGAAATCGAGACCGTCAACTTTGAAGCCAAGGAAGTCATCGAAAGCAATGTTTCCCCCCTGGGCAACAAGAACCCGGCGGCAGTGCCTGTGCTCAAGGAAAGCCTGCTGATGCAGAACCTGGGCAAGCGCATCGGCGAGCTGGCCACGCTTTACCCACTGACTTACTACTTCGGCAACTCCTGCAACTTGATCGGCGTTCGCCTGGAGCATGCGATTCCCGGCATCAATGAGCCGGGGGACTTGCTGATCGTGCAGAAAGGCGCATCGAGCGACGATAAAGAAAAGCTGGTGTACGACCGCGCCACCAAGAAGCTGTTCATCACCCTTGAACCCTGCGGCAACTCAGACCGCTTGTGCGTCATCGGCGATATTCTCGAGGAGCGCTTCAATGACAACCTTTGAAGGCGCCGTGGAAAACAGCAAATACAAGTTGCTGGGCTTTGAAAATGACAAGCGCCTGGCGGTGATCATGGTGATCGCCACGGGCAAGGTCGTGAAAATCAAGCTCAGTGAGGTGCTCAACAGCGAAATGATGGACAACTTCAACAAGCTGGAAATCAAGAACCTCTACAAGAAGTTCTATTCACAAGCAGGAGCACTCACCGCCTACGACATTAACGACCGCAATGAAAACTCTTGGATGATCTACATCATCCTGAACCTGTTGCTGTTCACGTTTTACATCTTCACCAGCATCGCCGCG
This genomic stretch from Pseudomonas synxantha BG33R harbors:
- a CDS encoding helix-turn-helix transcriptional regulator → MIHRREKTEHLKSNIKYLIKSRGETQLSLSNAAGVTRTTIYNILEGKVVKVQQSTIRKISDFFGVSYEEIETVNFEAKEVIESNVSPLGNKNPAAVPVLKESLLMQNLGKRIGELATLYPLTYYFGNSCNLIGVRLEHAIPGINEPGDLLIVQKGASSDDKEKLVYDRATKKLFITLEPCGNSDRLCVIGDILEERFNDNL